The following are from one region of the Carassius gibelio isolate Cgi1373 ecotype wild population from Czech Republic chromosome A13, carGib1.2-hapl.c, whole genome shotgun sequence genome:
- the LOC128026631 gene encoding SERTA domain-containing protein 4-like, whose protein sequence is MALVLSMNPFCEPEAEAPPSIYHPIWESEHCSKSCISTPSPPGGDTHGLIEAPHHRRAPDHVMDRVAMSRISYFKRKFVEDEEPVLSFRSYCHTVSPVLEERTHILRLSLSKLRFMDDPESFLRRSVLINNLLRRLRNEILLQSDWCFPSGPTATPCPLQSPATNNPLPPPVLQPCITPPGPYRKRLRLLRREGPECIPACCCLYAAGRYLQLPLSVYERDVYTNSHPTSSSPSSVRFPQLLEEEDEEEDSDEEEDSVCPMLALCQAETREQNRTWDGLRPQSHRENETQEREREKGKERVRGGEVSQRWITDAIGTGHHGPLTRAHVRGK, encoded by the exons ATGGCTTTGGTCCTATCAATGAACCCATTTTGTGAGCCTGAGGCAGAAGCCCCGCCATCCATCTACCATCCGATCTGGGAATCTGAACATTGCAGTAAAAGCTGTATCTCCACCCCCTCACCACCAGGGGGTGACACCCATGGGCTCATAGAAG CGCCCCATCACAGACGAGCTCCTGATCATGTGATGGATCGTGTGGCCATGTCACGGATCTCTTATTTCAAGAGGAAGTTCGTGGAGGATGAAGAACCTGTACTGAGCTTCAGGAGTTACTGCCACACT GTGTCACCGGTCCTGGAGGAGCGCACTCACATTCTCCGTCTCTCTCTTTCGAAACTGCGTTTCATGGATGACCCAGAGTCCTTCTTACGGCGCTCCGTGCTCATCAACAACCTTCTCCGTCGCCTCAGAAATGAAATCCTCCTTCAGAGTGACTGGTGCTTCCCATCGGGTCCCACAGCAACACCTTGTCCCCTCCAATCCCCTGCCACAAATAACCCTCTTCCCCCTCCAGTCCTGCAGCCCTGCATTACGCCACCTGGGCCGTACCGCAAACGCCTGCGTCTGCTGAGGAGGGAAGGCCCAGAGTGCATCCCAGCCTGCTGCTGTTTATACGCAGCCGGCCGTTACCTTCAGCTTCCTCTGTCTGTGTACGAACGGGATGTATACACCAACTCTCACCCTACTTCTTCATCACCATCTTCAGTTAGATTTCCACAGCTGCTggaggaggaggacgaggagGAAGACAGTGATGAAGAAGAGGACTCTGTGTGTCCTATGTTGGCTCTCTGTCAAGCTGAAACCAGAGAGCAGAACAGGACGTGGGATGGTCTACGTCCACAGAGCCACAGGGAAAACGAGacccaggagagagagagagagaaagggaaggaGAGGGTTAGAGGAGGAGAGGTTTCACAGCGATGGATTACAGACGCTATAGGTACTGGACACCATGGGCCTCTCACCAGGGCTCACGTGAGGGGAAAATAA